In a genomic window of Lycium ferocissimum isolate CSIRO_LF1 chromosome 9, AGI_CSIRO_Lferr_CH_V1, whole genome shotgun sequence:
- the LOC132029691 gene encoding leucine-rich repeat receptor-like serine/threonine-protein kinase SKM1 translates to MVRIGSKSCDKSIMFLIMFVLFYMQQCKCSELELLLSMKTTMKDPLGSLHDWIPSQSFCKWNGVVCDDLSHVAKIELAGKNLSGILYETIFNLPYVEAIDLSNNQLSGEIPGNFSSCLALRFLNLSNNNFTGPLPQGSRIPLLETLDLSNNMISGKIPENIGLFSRLKVLDFGGNVLVGNIPKSIANISSLEYLTLASNQLIGEIPRELGLMKKLKLIYLGYNNFSGGIPEDIGELTSLYHLDLVYNNLTGEIPSSLGNLTNLRYLFLYINKLTGPIPRSLFNLKKMVSLDLSDNFLSGEIPELISQMQKLEVLQLFANNFTGRIPNTLTSLPHLQVLQLWSNKLSGEIPKDLGKYNNLTILDLSTNNLTGKIPETICSSSHLFKLILFSNSLQGEIPVSLSRCKSLQRVRLQNNQLTGELSSEFTKLPRVYFLDISGNYLFGSISERKWDMPALQMLNLASNKFFGTLPDSFGSKNLENLDLSENSFYGTIPKNFGQLSELMELKLRSNKLSGEIPDELSSCKKIVSLDLSNNQLSGQIPTSLSEMQVLSLLDLSMNQLSGEIPPNLGKAESLVLVNVSHNHFHGNLPSTGAFLAINSSAVAGNQLCGRGDDITSGLPPCKSLKKSSVWWFFLTCLLGILVLLVFSALVVVFIQRRRQMKLKKVESSQDGNWEIQFFDSKASKSITLSDILGIGVSFKGFSEISSTQIFVKKLNVNIPTSFWTNIQELGNIRHPNIVKILAACKSEKGGILVYEYIEGKDFSEAIRVMSWERRQKVAIGIIRALKYLHCSCSPSIFVGDLSPRKVIIDGKDEARLRLSLPTTVFTSTKGFSSTAYVGPEIAEYKGISEKSDIYGFGLLLIELLTGKNPGDAEFGKHESIIDWARYCYSDCHLETWVEPIMRSDAVNNQNKMVEMMNVALQCTASEPAARPCASDVAKTLDSFVRSNSCGLGLKRCSSV, encoded by the exons ATGGTCAGAATAGGATCAAAATCATGCGATAAGTCGATCATGTTTCTGATCATGTTCGTGCTATTTTACATGCAGCAGTGCAAATGCTCCGAGCTCGAGCTACTTTTATCGATGAAAACAACGATGAAGGATCCATTAGGGTCTCTCCATGATTGGATTCCGTCTCAATCTTTTTGCAAATGGAATGGTGTTGTTTGTGATGACTTGTCACATGTTGCAAAAATTGAGCTCGCAGGGAAGAACTTATCTGGAATATTATACGAGACCATTTTCAACTTGCCATATGTTGAAGCGATCGATCTCTCGAATAATCAGCTCTCTGGAGAAATTCCAGgaaatttctcttcttgtttGGCACTAAGATTTCTCAATCTTAGCAACAATAACTTCACAGGTCCACTTCCTCAAGGCTCAAGAATCCCTCTTCTCGAGACACTGGATCTCTCAAACAACATGATTTCGGGGAAAATCCCTGAAAATATTGGTTTATTCTCAAGGCTCAAAGTTCTTGATTTTGGTGGAAATGTCTTGGTTGGAAACATTCCAAAGTCTATTGCCAATATTTCTAGTTTGGAATACTTGACTCTTGCTTCAAACCAATTAATCGGAGAAATTCCTCGAGAACTAGggcttatgaagaagttgaAGCTTATTTACTTGGGATATAACAATTTCTCCGGTGGAATTCCAGAGGATATTGGTGAACTGACATCTTTATATCATCTTGATCTTGTGTATAACAATCTCACGGGTGAAATCCCCTCATCTTTAGGTAATCTCACCAATCTCCGGTACCTTTTTCTCTACATAAACAAGCTCACAGGCCCAATTCCAAGATCCCTATTTAATCTCAAGAAAATGGTATCACTTGATTTAAGTGATAATTTCTTGTCTGGTGAAATCCCTGAGCTTATATCCCAAATGCAAAAGTTGGAAGTTCTACAATTGTTTGCCAACAATTTCACAGGTAGAATTCCAAATACTTTGACTTCCTTGCCTCATCTCCAAGTTCTTCAATTATGGTCTAATaaattatcaggtgagattccTAAGGACCTTGGAAAATACAACAATCTCACAATCCTAGACCTTTCCACCAACAATCTCACCGGGAAAATACCCGAAACCATATGTTCTTCCAGCCATCTTTTTAAACTCATACTCTTCTCAAATTCACTCCAAGGCGAAATCCCTGTGAGCTTGAGCCGTTGCAAAAGCTTACAGAGGGTCCGCCTACAAAACAACCAACTCACTGGTGAATTGTCCTCGGAATTCACAAAGCTCCCCCGTGTTTACTTCCTTGATATCTCAGGCAACTATCTTTTTGGCTCCATTAGTGAAAGGAAATGGGATATGCCAGCACTTCAAATGCTAAATTTGGCTAGTAACAAGTTTTTTGGTACCTTGCCAGATTCCTTTGGTAGCAAGAATCTTGAAAACTTGGACTTATCCGAAAATAGTTTTTATGGTACCATTCCTAAGAATTTCGGGCAATTATCAGAGCTAATGGAGCTAAAACTACGCAGCAACAAGCTTTCAGGTGAAATCCCCGATGAATTATCTTCATGCAAGAAGATTGTGAGTCTTGATTTGAGCAACAATCAACTTTCAGGTCAAATTCCAACTAGTCTCTCAGAAATGCAAGTTCTTAGCCTTCTTGATTTGTCAATGAATCAATTATCAGGCGAAATCCCCCCAAATTTGGGAAAAGCTGAATCACTTGTCCTAGTCAATGTCTCTCACAACCACTTCCATGGAAATTTACCGTCCACTGGAGCTTTCCTTGCCATAAATTCCAGCGCAGTGGCCGGAAATCAACTATGTGGCCGTGGCGACGACATTACAAGCGGCTTGCCACCGTGTAAATCACTCAAGAAAAGCTCAGTTTGGTGGTTCTTCTTGACTTGTCTTCTTGGAATACTAGTCTTGCTAGTATTCTCGGCCTTAGTTGTCGTATTTATCCAAAGGAGAAGACAAATGAAGCTCAAGAAAGTGGAGAGTAGTCAAGATGGTAATTGGGAAATACAATTCTTCGATTCCAAAGCTTCGAAATCCATCACCCTCAGTGACATCTTAGGAATTGGAGTTTCGTTCAAAGGGTTTTCTGAAATAAGCAGCACGCAAATATTCGTGAAGAAATTGAATGTGAATATTCCAACAAGTTTTTGGACAAACATCCAAGAACTAGGGAACATTCGACATCCCAACATTGTGAAGATCTTGGCTGCATGCAAATCGGAGAAAGGTGGGATTTTGGTTTACGAGTACATAGAGGGGAAAGATTTCAGTGAAGCGATTCGAGTCATGAGTTGGGAACGTAGACAAAAAGTGGCTATAGGAATTATAAGAGCACTGAAATATTTGCATTGTTCTTGTTCCCCAAGCATTTTCGTTGGCGACCTTTCTCCCCGGAAAGTTATCATCGACGGAAAAGATGAAGCCCGCCTGAGATTGAGTCTTCCCACTACGGTTTTCACCAGCACCAAAGGTTTCAGCTCCACGGCCTACGTTGGTCCAG aaATTGCAGAATACAAAGGAATATCGGAGAAGAGCGACATATACGGATTTGGCCTACTTCTAATTGAGTTATTGACCGGAAAAAACCCCGGTGACGCTGAATTTGGCAAGCACGAGAGTATCATCGATTGGGCACGATATTGTTACTCGGATTGTCATTTGGAGACATGGGTTGAACCAATAATGAGGAGTGATGCAGTGAATAATCAGAATAAAATGGTGGAGATGATGAATGTGGCTCTGCAGTGCACTGCTAGTGAACCAGCAGCAAGACCCTGTGCTAGTGATGTGGCCAAGACCTTGGACTCATTTGTGAGATCAAATTCTTGTGGTTTAGGCTTGAAAAGGTGTTCTAGTGTTTAG
- the LOC132031601 gene encoding uncharacterized protein At1g43920, Chloroplastic-like — MSENSSSSQLKCHCGLIASHLTSKTHPNPGRKFFKCPKPKSNSCGYWKWEDEVFSDTPLTEVRELVAALDAIKVEMDNLRKEVTKLEAISQSQVIKVSTLEDKVTKMWMITMVSLALFMGVITAPRMK, encoded by the exons ATGTCGGAAAATAGCTCCTCGTCGCAGTTGAAGTGCCATTGTGGTTTGATAGCTAGCCATTTAACTTCAAAAACTCATCCAAACCCTGGAAGGAAGTTCTTTAAGTGTCCTAAGCCAAAG AGTAATTCTTGTGGTTATTGGAAATGGGAAGATGAAGTATTTTCGGATACTCCATTGACTGAAGTCAGAGAGTTAGTGGCTGCATTGGATGCTATTAAGGTTGAAATGGACAATTTGAGGAAAGAAGTAACTAAATTGGAGGCTATAAGCCAGTCTCAAGTGATTAAAGTGTCAACTTTGGAAGACAAAGTAACAAAGATGTGGATGATAACTATGGTTTCATTGGCACTGTTCATGGGTGTCATTACAGCTCCAAGGATGAAGTGA